Proteins from a single region of Trichoplusia ni isolate ovarian cell line Hi5 chromosome 3, tn1, whole genome shotgun sequence:
- the LOC113509003 gene encoding acetylcholinesterase-like, with protein MAYSQTFILCFLFYFVFAIEKSKVVDTSQGKVEGFLAANELYYEFCGIRYAILKGRYEAPEDPPSHDGIFKADNRYVFCPQFPSNDVLSAPSEDEDCLILNIYVPNFTNTTLPVMVYLHGGDFGVGSSSPVFYGPHYLISHEVIVVTVNFRLNALGFLNLGVKEAPGNAGLKDIRAALRWIQENIESFGGDPDNVTVFGQGSGGTAAIYLTLSQSCNGLFKKIICQSGTLFSPKSFDANPLATASQVAKSLGVNTLDPEELLNIYTDVPISKLEEAIGKQMNGKSVFVPSVENYLDSDPFLCDIPLNILTSDNFNPVPAVFGLNTVEGLACTLDYFTITSQIDRMKNEDLSVLDQRSFNATKDEKIEIRDLLKDTYFANISTDENVLGGFINMNSDFNYVGPMSLFVELYANNSDVDVYQYIFNHIGYRNLGRLLTNTSLPATTNMDELFYLFELERLPLPINEDDARIITFLTMMWTNFAKYGTPTPEKSNGEWLPYPQNLAITLEPQYVAPLTPDRAQFWRSLYFKYGAEIERENDSDS; from the exons ATGGCCTACAGCCAAACATTCatcctttgttttttattttattttgtttttgcgaTAGAAAAGTCAAAAGTGGTAGATACGTCACAGGGGAAAGTCGAAGGATTTTTGGCGGCAAATGAGTTGTATTACGAATTTTGTGGAATTAGATACGCGATATTGAAGGGCAGATATGAG GCACCAGAAGACCCGCCATCACACGACGGCATATTTAAAGCTGACAACCGCTACGTCTTTTGTCCACAATTCCCCTCCAACGACGTCCTGTCAGCACCGAGCGAGGACGAAGACTGcctcattttaaatatatacgtGCCAAACTTCACCAACACAACCTTACCAGTCATGGTTTACCTACACGGAGGTGATTTCGGAGTTGGGAGCAGCTCCCCAGTTTTCTACGGACctcattatttaataagtcaTGAAGTTATCGTTGTTACTGTCAATTTCCGATTGAATGCCttaggttttttaaatttgggGGTCAAAGAAGCGCCTGGCAATGCTGGCCTGAAAGATATAAGGGCCGCTTTGAGATGGATTCAAGAAAATATTGAGAGCTTTGGCGGTGATCCGGATAATGTGACAGTTTTCGGCCAAGGCAGTGGCGGTACAGCAGCTATATACTTAACATTATCACAGTCTTGCAACggattatttaaaaagattatttgTCAAAGTGGAACCCTGTTTTCACCTAAATCGTTTGACGCCAACCCTTTGGCGACTGCGTCACAAGTTGCGAAATCCCTCGGTGTCAATACTTTAGATCCTGAAGAATTACTCAATATATATACTGATGTGCCTATATCTAAATTAGAGGAAGCTATAGGCAAACAAATGAATGGAAAATCTGTTTTCGTGCCTTCGGTAGAAAACTATTTGGACTCAGATCCGTTTCTATGTGACATACCGTTGAATATTTTGACATCTGATAACTTCAATCCGGTACCAGCTGTTTTTGGCCTGAACACTGTCGAAGGACTAGCTTGCACCTTAGATTATTTCACAATAACAAGTCAAATTGACCGAATGAAAAACGAAGATTTATCCGTATTGGATCAACGAAGTTTTAACGCGACCAAAGACGAGAAAATTGAAATTCGAGACCTGTTAAAAGACACATACTTTGCTAATATAAGTACGGATGAAAATGTGCTCGGTGGGTTCATAAATATGAACTCGGATTTCAATTACGTTGGCCCCATGTCTTTATTTGTGGAGTTGTACGCAAATAACTCTGATGTCGACGTTTACCagtacatttttaatcatattgGGTACAGGAATTTGGGTAGACTCTTGACGAATACTAGTTTACCAGCTACGACTAATATGGATGAATTGTTTTATCTATTTGAATTGGAGCGACTGCCGCTACCGATTAATGAGGACGATGCAAGAATTATCACGTTTTTGACAATGATGTGGACGAATTTCGCTAAATATGG CACACCAACTCCTGAAAAATCAAACGGTGAATGGCTTCCATATCCTCAAAACCTGGCTATCACTCTGGAACCTCAATATGTGGCGCCATTAACACCTGACCGGGCACAATTCTGGCGGTCTCTCTATTTCAAATACGGCGCCGAAATTGAGCGGGAAAATGACAGTGACAGCTAG